The following are from one region of the Arthrobacter sp. TMP15 genome:
- a CDS encoding CPBP family intramembrane glutamic endopeptidase, whose amino-acid sequence MGVPALLLAGVTLLPGTLSSFTVNGLSSVLLTYPLQLLGIILLGGGLEEMGWRGFAQPKLQEKYSPLMAALLIGVLWAGWHAPLFLTQIWDTPRNSIFQVFLYVLVVAALSVVMSWIRNGSQSTLAAIVAHASVNGSLGVLAIAFPGSFVEVSNWWGLGIVLGAAAVALITRGRLGLVQQKLGLAL is encoded by the coding sequence TTGGGTGTCCCCGCCCTGTTACTGGCCGGAGTAACGCTCCTGCCGGGCACATTGAGTTCATTCACAGTCAATGGTTTGAGCAGCGTCCTATTGACCTATCCTCTTCAGCTTCTTGGCATTATTTTGCTGGGCGGTGGTTTGGAGGAAATGGGCTGGCGCGGATTCGCCCAGCCCAAACTCCAGGAGAAGTACTCTCCACTGATGGCGGCGCTGCTGATTGGCGTGCTCTGGGCCGGATGGCATGCCCCACTGTTTTTGACTCAAATCTGGGATACACCTCGAAACAGTATTTTCCAGGTGTTTCTTTACGTGCTCGTTGTTGCAGCGCTTTCGGTGGTTATGAGCTGGATTCGCAACGGCAGCCAAAGCACTCTTGCCGCAATCGTGGCGCATGCCTCCGTCAATGGTTCACTGGGAGTTTTGGCGATCGCATTCCCCGGCTCCTTCGTTGAAGTGAGTAATTGGTGGGGGCTGGGCATCGTATTGGGCGCCGCGGCGGTTGCTTTGATCACCCGGGGCCGTTTGGGACTGGTTCAGCAGAAGTTGGGACTGGCTCTGTAG
- a CDS encoding DUF4192 domain-containing protein, with the protein MGQQIDKIRVSAGEDLLAFIPHMVGYWPERSVVCIGMSGKRLRATLRLDLPSEHGANIAHFAAVAAAQLASDTEADGCLLAIFGEEDWSVPQESPQGGLYAELCVAFAECGLPVRDAWFVGLNHWRSFACQDPQCCPWPGKDNSSIRESFVNAEFIFRGSMVRNCPKEQIQELTAFGDPVFADAVMAAGADLREPLVRFGLAKQQLSATLEAWELSLTCWPIPPEPDMVAYLLGSLAEATVRDAVMVALASTGQNSLAGATALDLVQNRTGVVRRPASWRAGKQYTNCAISLEGVSEKSILQAGHDFGHILVGEVVVDSFGAQRPGPNWARLDIAEHLLQFLARCTESPDKAPVLCILGWIQWCKGRGTWAGNYFQACQEHQPGYRLASLLDELLAVGYIAECAKNQGTAWHGCAGNDDSGGES; encoded by the coding sequence ATGGGACAACAAATAGACAAGATCAGAGTCAGTGCTGGTGAGGATCTCCTAGCATTTATTCCCCATATGGTGGGGTATTGGCCGGAGCGCAGTGTGGTGTGCATCGGTATGAGCGGTAAACGGCTTCGCGCTACTCTGCGTCTGGATCTGCCGTCCGAACACGGTGCTAATATTGCGCACTTCGCCGCCGTGGCCGCGGCCCAGCTTGCTAGCGATACGGAAGCTGACGGATGTCTCTTGGCGATTTTTGGTGAGGAGGATTGGTCCGTGCCACAGGAATCGCCGCAGGGTGGGCTGTACGCGGAGCTCTGCGTTGCCTTTGCCGAATGTGGACTGCCGGTGCGCGATGCGTGGTTTGTTGGATTGAACCATTGGCGTAGTTTTGCATGCCAAGACCCCCAGTGTTGTCCGTGGCCTGGCAAAGACAATTCCTCCATCAGGGAGAGTTTTGTCAACGCGGAGTTCATTTTCCGAGGCAGCATGGTCAGAAATTGTCCAAAGGAACAAATCCAAGAGCTGACAGCGTTCGGGGACCCGGTTTTTGCGGATGCCGTGATGGCTGCAGGGGCAGATCTAAGGGAACCGTTGGTTAGATTTGGTCTGGCGAAACAGCAGCTGTCAGCGACTCTTGAGGCGTGGGAACTGAGTCTGACATGCTGGCCAATTCCGCCTGAACCGGATATGGTCGCCTACCTGCTGGGTAGTCTGGCAGAGGCTACAGTCCGGGACGCGGTGATGGTGGCTCTTGCCTCGACTGGGCAGAACTCGCTGGCCGGTGCCACAGCGCTTGATCTTGTGCAGAACCGGACCGGGGTGGTTAGAAGGCCTGCCAGCTGGCGTGCTGGAAAGCAGTACACCAACTGTGCAATCTCCCTGGAGGGCGTGAGTGAGAAGTCGATTCTGCAGGCAGGGCATGACTTTGGCCATATTCTGGTGGGTGAGGTGGTTGTTGATAGCTTCGGTGCACAGAGGCCCGGGCCCAACTGGGCGAGATTGGACATCGCTGAACACCTGCTCCAGTTCCTGGCCCGTTGCACAGAGTCTCCCGACAAAGCACCGGTTCTTTGCATCTTGGGCTGGATTCAGTGGTGCAAGGGCCGCGGAACATGGGCGGGAAACTACTTTCAGGCCTGTCAAGAACACCAACCAGGGTACCGATTGGCCAGCCTGTTAGATGAATTGCTGGCGGTGGGGTACATCGCCGAGTGTGCCAAGAATCAAGGAACCGCCTGGCATGGCTGCGCGGGAAATGATGACAGTGGCGGAGAGTCCTAA
- a CDS encoding DNA topoisomerase IV subunit B: MSTVARQSSNYSARHLSVLEGLEAVRKRPGMYIGSTDSRGLMHCLWEIIDNSVDEALAGYGQNISVILHKDNSVEVHDDGRGIPVDVEPKTGLSGVEVVLTKLHAGGKFGGSSYAASGGLHGVGASVVNALSSRMDAQVDRGGKTYQMSFRRGEPGHFKDVGKSLSPDVPFEPFTEKSNLDIVGTTKRGVTGTRIRYWADKQIFTADAKFAYEELVARARQTSFLVPGLKIRVVDERRVPGTPGEFATHEEVFHHDGGLAEFVDFLSVGGPITDVWRLQGHGTFTETVPVLNAEGHLESTAVERDCEVDIALRWGVGYDTTMRSFVNIIATPKGGRHQEGFELALLKIFRKVIEANARKLKAGNDKIEKDDVMAGLTAVLTVRLAEPQFEGQTKEILGTPAVKNIVAKVVEKELKAKLESSARGEKIQAATLLEKVVSEMKSRISARVHKETQRRKNALETSSLPTKLADCRSNDVARSELFIVEGDSALGTAKLARSSDFQALLPIRGKILNVQKASVGDMLANAECAALIQVVGAGSGRSFDIDSARYGKVILMTDADVDGAHIRTLLLTLFFRYMRPMIDAGHVYAAVPPLHRVEVINAGSKANEMIYTYSENELHTLLAKLAKTGKRYKEPIQRYKGLGEMDADQLAETTMDPRHRMLRRVTSADADRAEHTFELLMGSDVAPRKEFIVAGSEYLDHGRIDA; this comes from the coding sequence ATGTCCACCGTGGCACGCCAGAGTTCCAATTACAGTGCACGTCACCTCTCTGTGCTGGAAGGATTGGAAGCTGTTCGAAAACGCCCTGGAATGTACATTGGCTCCACAGACTCCCGTGGATTGATGCACTGCCTGTGGGAGATCATCGACAACTCGGTTGATGAAGCCCTCGCCGGCTACGGACAGAATATTTCGGTTATCTTACACAAAGATAATTCCGTTGAGGTTCACGACGACGGCCGCGGCATACCCGTAGATGTAGAACCAAAAACAGGACTCAGTGGCGTCGAAGTGGTCCTGACTAAGCTGCATGCTGGTGGCAAGTTCGGTGGTAGTTCCTATGCTGCCTCCGGCGGCCTCCACGGCGTGGGGGCCAGTGTTGTCAATGCTCTATCCTCGCGCATGGACGCCCAGGTGGACCGTGGTGGCAAAACCTACCAAATGAGTTTTCGTCGCGGGGAGCCGGGGCACTTTAAAGACGTGGGCAAGTCGCTAAGCCCTGACGTACCGTTTGAGCCCTTCACCGAAAAGTCCAACTTGGACATAGTGGGCACCACCAAACGCGGTGTGACAGGTACCCGCATCCGGTATTGGGCTGACAAACAAATTTTCACGGCAGACGCCAAGTTCGCCTACGAGGAACTCGTAGCGAGAGCCCGACAAACCTCGTTCCTCGTCCCGGGACTGAAAATCAGGGTTGTTGACGAAAGGCGCGTGCCTGGGACCCCCGGCGAATTTGCAACCCACGAGGAAGTCTTCCACCACGATGGTGGTCTCGCGGAGTTTGTAGATTTTTTGTCCGTTGGCGGACCGATCACTGACGTTTGGCGCCTGCAGGGTCATGGCACGTTCACGGAAACGGTTCCTGTTCTCAATGCTGAAGGGCATCTTGAGAGTACGGCTGTTGAGAGGGATTGTGAGGTGGACATTGCGCTTCGGTGGGGTGTCGGTTACGACACCACCATGCGCAGCTTTGTGAACATCATCGCTACTCCCAAGGGAGGCCGCCACCAAGAAGGATTCGAACTTGCCCTCCTGAAGATTTTTCGGAAAGTTATTGAAGCCAACGCACGCAAACTCAAAGCAGGCAACGATAAAATTGAGAAGGACGATGTCATGGCCGGTCTCACAGCCGTCCTGACCGTCCGCCTGGCAGAGCCGCAGTTTGAGGGTCAAACCAAGGAGATTCTAGGCACCCCAGCTGTCAAGAACATAGTGGCGAAGGTTGTTGAGAAAGAGCTAAAAGCAAAGCTTGAATCTAGTGCTCGGGGGGAGAAGATTCAGGCGGCAACGCTTCTAGAAAAAGTTGTCTCCGAAATGAAATCACGCATCTCAGCACGTGTACACAAGGAGACACAGCGTCGTAAGAATGCCCTAGAAACGTCCTCGCTGCCCACCAAGTTGGCGGATTGTCGCAGCAACGATGTAGCCAGAAGTGAGTTGTTCATCGTTGAAGGTGACAGCGCGTTGGGCACAGCGAAACTGGCCCGGTCCTCTGACTTCCAGGCACTGCTGCCCATTCGCGGAAAAATACTCAACGTCCAAAAAGCATCGGTGGGGGATATGTTGGCCAACGCCGAATGTGCAGCTCTGATTCAAGTGGTGGGGGCAGGGTCCGGCCGTAGCTTTGACATTGACTCTGCACGGTATGGCAAGGTTATTTTGATGACGGACGCCGATGTGGATGGCGCGCATATCCGGACGTTGCTACTGACTCTTTTCTTCCGCTATATGCGGCCAATGATCGATGCTGGACATGTTTACGCCGCTGTTCCTCCTCTGCATCGGGTGGAAGTAATTAATGCTGGGTCCAAGGCCAACGAGATGATTTACACCTACTCGGAGAACGAACTACATACGCTCCTAGCCAAGTTGGCTAAAACTGGAAAGCGCTACAAGGAGCCGATCCAACGCTATAAGGGTTTGGGTGAAATGGACGCGGATCAGCTGGCAGAGACAACTATGGATCCACGGCACAGAATGCTGCGCCGGGTAACGAGCGCAGACGCTGACCGCGCCGAGCATACCTTTGAGCTATTGATGGGCTCAGATGTTGCCCCGCGTAAGGAGTTCATCGTGGCAGGAAGCGAGTATCTCGATCATGGTCGGATCGACGCCTAA
- a CDS encoding RNA polymerase sigma factor, translating to MTPAQKRAATIAAKKAAAAEGAPADAAKAAPKKAAAPARRGKGKIKDEEEPATETVVEDDDEDAAPTRPLPTGTGFVYSDSDDDDAPVQQVMSAGATADPVKDYLKQIGKVALLNAEQEVDLALRIEAGLFATQKLSTGGDAMDEQLKRDLGRIVHDGKRAKNHLLEANLRLVVSLAKRYTGRGMLFLDLIQEGNLGLIRAVEKFDYTKGFKFSTYATWWIRQAITRAMADQARTIRIPVHMVEVINKLARVQRQMLQDLGREPTPEELAKELDMTPEKVVEVQKYGREPISLHTPLGEDGDSEFGDLIEDSEAVVPADAVSFTLLQEQLHSVLDTLSEREAGVVAMRFGLTDGQPKTLDEIGKVYGVTRERIRQIESKTMSKLRHPSRSQVLRDYLD from the coding sequence CTGACACCAGCACAGAAGCGCGCTGCCACCATCGCTGCCAAGAAGGCTGCCGCAGCTGAGGGAGCTCCCGCTGATGCAGCGAAAGCTGCCCCCAAAAAAGCCGCCGCTCCTGCCCGTCGTGGCAAGGGAAAAATCAAGGACGAAGAAGAGCCTGCAACCGAGACTGTGGTTGAAGACGACGATGAGGACGCAGCTCCGACCCGGCCCCTCCCCACAGGAACGGGCTTTGTCTACTCCGACTCAGACGACGATGATGCACCCGTTCAGCAGGTCATGTCGGCAGGTGCAACCGCTGACCCTGTTAAGGATTACCTGAAGCAAATCGGTAAAGTGGCTTTGCTCAATGCCGAGCAGGAAGTTGACTTGGCCCTGCGCATCGAAGCGGGTCTGTTCGCGACTCAGAAGCTTTCCACCGGTGGAGACGCCATGGACGAGCAGCTCAAGCGCGATCTGGGGCGCATTGTGCATGATGGCAAACGCGCCAAGAATCACCTCCTTGAAGCGAACTTGCGTTTGGTTGTTTCATTGGCCAAGCGCTACACCGGCCGTGGGATGCTCTTTCTTGACCTGATTCAAGAAGGTAACCTCGGCTTGATCCGCGCCGTGGAAAAGTTTGATTACACCAAGGGCTTCAAGTTCTCAACCTACGCCACCTGGTGGATCCGTCAGGCCATCACTCGTGCCATGGCTGACCAGGCACGCACTATCCGTATCCCGGTGCACATGGTTGAAGTTATTAACAAGCTTGCCCGCGTTCAGCGTCAGATGCTTCAGGACCTTGGTCGCGAGCCTACGCCGGAAGAATTGGCCAAGGAATTGGACATGACACCGGAGAAGGTTGTTGAAGTCCAGAAGTATGGTCGCGAGCCTATTTCACTTCACACCCCGTTGGGTGAAGACGGTGACTCTGAGTTCGGTGACTTGATTGAAGACTCCGAAGCCGTTGTGCCTGCCGACGCAGTGTCCTTCACTTTGCTCCAGGAACAGCTCCACTCTGTTCTGGATACGCTTTCAGAACGCGAAGCCGGTGTAGTGGCGATGCGATTCGGGTTGACTGACGGTCAGCCCAAGACTCTGGATGAAATTGGCAAGGTTTATGGTGTGACGCGTGAGCGCATTCGCCAAATCGAATCTAAGACAATGTCCAAACTGCGCCACCCCTCACGTTCACAGGTACTTCGCGACTACTTGGACTAA
- a CDS encoding M56 family metallopeptidase, with amino-acid sequence MFWTSWLLAALAVALAWPVPVMLAGAAWPARAPFAAMMLWQAIALAGGLSMIGAMLCYGLVPLGPDLASGLHGLTEIVIGQQSLDTLGLLHAFALSAAALLSAHLVFTLWLSYFRIQRQRRRHRDLLHLLSSPSEDRPHTLVISHQAPVAYCLPGGSRSVTVLSEGLLELLSPEELHAVLLHEQTHLTQRHHLLLWAFAAWRSALPWLPTSKLAQQAVSSLIEIMADDVALRSVSKSTLVTAIALVASGSAQLPADTLVASDTPQIDTPATTSARLGRLLSPSPALAPGPQGLVIAGALLLLAIPTALLLVPGLLA; translated from the coding sequence ATGTTTTGGACCTCATGGTTGCTCGCCGCCTTGGCCGTGGCTTTGGCGTGGCCTGTGCCCGTCATGCTTGCCGGTGCAGCATGGCCTGCGCGGGCACCTTTTGCTGCCATGATGTTGTGGCAGGCAATCGCGTTGGCCGGCGGTCTTTCCATGATTGGGGCAATGCTTTGCTATGGCCTTGTGCCCCTTGGCCCCGATCTGGCGAGCGGGCTTCACGGACTCACTGAAATTGTCATTGGCCAACAATCCCTGGACACTCTGGGTCTGCTCCACGCTTTTGCGCTGAGCGCCGCCGCGCTCCTCTCTGCACATCTTGTCTTTACGCTGTGGCTTTCCTATTTTCGCATCCAACGTCAGCGCCGTCGGCACAGGGACTTGCTGCATCTGCTCAGCTCGCCCTCGGAAGATCGTCCCCACACGCTTGTCATCAGCCATCAGGCCCCGGTCGCTTATTGCCTGCCAGGGGGATCACGGTCGGTCACTGTCCTTTCCGAAGGACTTTTGGAGTTGCTCTCACCGGAGGAACTCCATGCGGTCCTGCTGCATGAACAAACTCATCTGACCCAGCGCCATCACCTGCTCCTGTGGGCGTTTGCCGCGTGGCGTTCGGCCCTGCCCTGGTTGCCGACCTCAAAACTGGCTCAACAGGCCGTTTCATCGCTGATAGAGATTATGGCCGACGACGTTGCGCTGCGTTCGGTGAGCAAGTCCACCCTCGTCACAGCCATAGCCCTGGTTGCCAGCGGCTCGGCCCAGCTTCCTGCTGACACCCTCGTGGCCAGCGATACCCCACAAATAGACACTCCCGCAACAACTTCGGCGCGGCTTGGCAGGCTGCTGTCCCCGTCCCCGGCCCTGGCCCCAGGTCCCCAGGGACTTGTTATTGCCGGGGCCCTGCTTTTGTTGGCTATCCCCACGGCCCTGCTGCTAGTGCCAGGCCTCCTCGCCTAA
- a CDS encoding MFS transporter, producing MDSKRAWLVWGVGVFAYLIAITHRTSFGVAGLVATERFGATASALSAFTVIQLVVYAGLQIPVGVLVDRFGPRVMIATGAGLMVLGQLQLAGATSVPAGVVGRVFVGAGDAMTFIAVIRLIPLWFPTRRVPVLTQLTGQLGQFGQLISIAPFAFVLHQAGWSQAFVGLAALGVLACVLAATLLRNTPAGFTPPVSRPGMKETAADLATAWRQPGTRLGMWSHFATQFSGTVFVLTWGYPFLVSGQGLDTATASVLLSLFVVVGIICGPFLGSWVGRHPLRRSTMVLAVSLAIVAAWAAVLLQPGPAPLWLLVVLVLVLAVGGPASMIAFDFARTFNPSHRIGTATGIVNVGGFFAALVTMYMIGLILDVLNGVGFSPDGLYSLDAFRVAFSFQFLVLGIGIAAVTATRRKVRSTMAARGERVPPLRDVFADNRRRRHQFRQEQRDERAARKD from the coding sequence GTGGATAGTAAACGTGCATGGTTGGTGTGGGGTGTTGGAGTTTTTGCCTACCTGATTGCCATCACCCATAGAACCTCATTTGGTGTTGCCGGACTTGTAGCCACGGAAAGATTTGGTGCCACGGCGTCGGCTCTATCTGCTTTCACAGTCATTCAACTTGTGGTGTATGCGGGGCTGCAGATTCCCGTCGGTGTGCTTGTGGACAGATTTGGTCCGCGGGTCATGATAGCGACGGGCGCAGGGTTGATGGTGCTCGGACAGCTGCAATTGGCCGGCGCAACATCCGTGCCGGCTGGAGTAGTGGGCAGGGTCTTTGTTGGGGCCGGTGACGCCATGACCTTTATTGCCGTCATTCGTCTGATCCCACTGTGGTTCCCTACGCGTAGGGTTCCCGTGCTGACCCAACTAACAGGCCAATTGGGCCAGTTTGGTCAGCTCATCAGCATTGCCCCTTTTGCGTTTGTGCTTCATCAGGCTGGGTGGAGTCAGGCGTTTGTGGGCTTGGCAGCTCTGGGAGTATTGGCTTGCGTTCTCGCTGCCACGCTATTGCGCAACACCCCTGCAGGTTTTACACCCCCCGTTTCCAGACCCGGTATGAAGGAAACAGCAGCTGACCTCGCTACAGCATGGCGGCAGCCCGGGACGCGGCTTGGGATGTGGAGCCACTTCGCAACCCAGTTCTCGGGTACGGTTTTTGTGTTGACGTGGGGTTATCCGTTCCTTGTTTCGGGTCAAGGCTTGGATACGGCAACGGCCAGCGTGTTGCTGAGCTTGTTCGTTGTGGTGGGGATAATCTGCGGGCCGTTCTTGGGCAGCTGGGTAGGCAGGCACCCGCTGCGTCGCTCAACCATGGTCCTTGCGGTGTCGTTGGCCATCGTTGCCGCATGGGCTGCAGTGCTATTGCAACCAGGACCTGCGCCGCTGTGGCTGCTTGTGGTGTTGGTGCTTGTTCTTGCTGTGGGCGGACCGGCGTCAATGATTGCCTTCGATTTTGCCCGAACGTTCAACCCTTCACACCGGATTGGGACGGCCACCGGCATTGTGAACGTGGGCGGCTTCTTTGCCGCACTGGTGACCATGTACATGATTGGGCTGATTCTGGACGTCCTTAACGGCGTTGGGTTCTCCCCTGACGGGCTGTACTCTCTGGATGCTTTCCGTGTGGCGTTCTCGTTCCAGTTCCTTGTTCTGGGCATCGGCATAGCCGCCGTCACTGCTACACGGCGCAAGGTGCGCAGCACCATGGCCGCACGTGGTGAGCGTGTGCCACCGCTGCGCGATGTTTTTGCCGACAACCGTCGCAGGCGCCATCAGTTCCGGCAGGAGCAGAGAGATGAACGTGCGGCTCGCAAAGACTGA
- a CDS encoding PAC2 family protein yields the protein MNINEYTPFQDPESLYVLNEELIANDDLKGANLLMSFTGFSDAGQVVSQIASELKDQLSGEALAIFDIDQLIDYRSRRPRITFTQDRLSDYKAPSLALYRMVDALGTPFLYLCGNEPDLQWERFSLAVLSLVERFDVNLVAWAHSVPMPVPHSRPIGATVHGNRPDLIEGISAWKATLEIPSAIGHVLEFKLDAVGRNVVGYAVHVPHYLSDAEYPPAAVAGLEYLGAAASLMLPSERLREAGRAVERQITEQVEGSAEVATVVKNLETQYDEHADGNAPRSLLAGDNDELPDADELGAAVEAYLASRDSGSLGGPEGGLN from the coding sequence ATGAATATCAACGAGTACACACCGTTTCAAGACCCGGAGTCCCTGTATGTCCTCAATGAAGAGCTAATCGCCAACGATGACCTCAAGGGTGCAAACCTCCTGATGTCCTTCACTGGCTTCTCAGATGCCGGCCAGGTTGTTTCCCAAATCGCCAGCGAGCTTAAGGACCAGTTGAGCGGGGAAGCTCTGGCAATTTTCGATATTGACCAGCTCATTGATTACCGCTCACGTCGGCCAAGAATAACGTTTACCCAGGACCGTCTAAGTGACTACAAGGCACCGTCGCTGGCGCTTTACCGCATGGTGGATGCTTTAGGCACGCCATTCCTATATCTGTGCGGGAACGAACCTGACCTGCAGTGGGAACGGTTCAGCTTGGCTGTCCTGTCCCTTGTGGAGCGTTTTGACGTGAATCTTGTGGCCTGGGCGCATTCGGTGCCCATGCCTGTCCCGCACAGCAGGCCCATCGGGGCAACTGTGCACGGGAACCGTCCCGACTTGATCGAAGGGATCTCGGCGTGGAAAGCCACCCTGGAGATTCCGTCGGCGATCGGTCACGTGTTGGAATTTAAACTTGATGCCGTGGGGCGCAATGTTGTGGGGTACGCAGTTCACGTCCCGCACTACCTTTCCGACGCCGAGTACCCGCCCGCCGCAGTTGCGGGCCTGGAATATCTTGGGGCTGCGGCGTCGCTGATGCTGCCCAGCGAACGCCTGCGCGAGGCTGGGCGTGCAGTGGAACGGCAAATTACTGAACAGGTTGAAGGTTCCGCCGAGGTTGCCACAGTGGTAAAGAATCTTGAAACGCAGTACGACGAACATGCAGATGGAAATGCGCCCAGGTCGCTGCTTGCCGGTGACAATGACGAACTACCCGACGCTGATGAACTTGGTGCGGCCGTTGAGGCGTATCTAGCTAGCCGTGATTCCGGGTCTCTCGGGGGACCTGAAGGTGGCCTAAACTAA
- a CDS encoding BlaI/MecI/CopY family transcriptional regulator gives MATLGDLERAVMDLLWEHQEAITANVLRDLLSQRPSGEDGATESRPLAVTTVLTVLSRLEKKGLVERERSSRPHRYRSVTSREDHTAELMLEVLGSAPDREAVLARFIGTVSSGEAETLRKLLGH, from the coding sequence ATGGCAACGCTTGGAGATCTCGAGAGAGCGGTCATGGACCTGCTCTGGGAACATCAGGAAGCCATCACGGCAAATGTATTGCGTGACCTGCTCTCCCAACGCCCCTCGGGCGAAGACGGTGCAACGGAGTCCCGCCCACTGGCCGTTACAACTGTTCTAACAGTGCTCTCACGACTGGAAAAAAAGGGACTCGTTGAGCGTGAGCGTTCTTCACGTCCGCACCGCTACCGTTCTGTGACCAGCAGGGAAGACCACACGGCAGAACTGATGCTGGAGGTTTTGGGTTCAGCCCCTGACCGCGAAGCAGTGCTGGCCAGGTTTATTGGAACTGTCAGTTCCGGCGAAGCAGAAACACTGCGCAAGCTGCTGGGACACTAG
- a CDS encoding cytochrome ubiquinol oxidase subunit I: MEALDIARWQFGIVTVYHFLMVPLTIGLGTLVAILQTRWHKTGNEAYLRMTKFWGKLFLINFIMGVATGIVQEFQFGMAWSEYSRFVGDVFGAPLAMESLLAFFVESTFLGLWIFGWKKLPAKIHLTCLWIAVAGSIVSAYFILVANSWMQHPVGVEMINGRPQMVDAWAVFTNNTALVAFFHTITGALAVAGGFLLGIAWYHLWRRRKDGIDTVDAKGQVVVGESLTIPGRDRKDHAVWITSLRIGAVVAMLAFAGTAISGDLQGKLMFEQQPMKMAAAEAACHDGTGFSILSIGDVGSRDCSDVVAVMEVPGLLSFLAHNDFTTEIKGVNTLVPEYQAKYGKYLPDDPMYGDRAGQEINYVPIMPVTYWGFRMMIGFGGLAAMAAGIALLVTRKGTVPQSKGLMRLALIGILAPFGANAAGWIFTEMGRQPFVVAPNPAMSGVDQVFMFTAAAVSPGVSAGEMVFSLAALTSVYAVLLVVEVALLTKYIRGGVVSAMPELDQSQHGDRHDGGTDPDGEAGEDVLAFAY; the protein is encoded by the coding sequence GTGGAGGCTCTGGACATAGCCAGGTGGCAGTTCGGAATAGTGACCGTTTATCACTTCTTGATGGTGCCACTGACGATCGGGCTAGGTACTTTGGTGGCGATCCTGCAGACCCGCTGGCACAAAACCGGCAATGAAGCATACCTTCGGATGACCAAATTTTGGGGAAAACTATTCCTGATCAACTTCATCATGGGCGTAGCCACAGGAATTGTCCAAGAGTTCCAGTTCGGCATGGCGTGGAGCGAGTACAGCAGGTTTGTCGGCGACGTTTTTGGTGCCCCACTGGCCATGGAGTCACTGCTGGCCTTCTTTGTTGAGTCAACTTTCCTGGGACTGTGGATTTTCGGCTGGAAAAAACTGCCAGCCAAAATACACCTCACCTGCTTGTGGATTGCCGTAGCTGGTTCCATCGTTTCGGCATATTTCATTTTGGTAGCGAACTCATGGATGCAGCACCCTGTTGGCGTTGAAATGATCAACGGACGCCCCCAAATGGTTGACGCCTGGGCCGTATTCACCAACAACACTGCCCTCGTAGCTTTCTTCCACACCATCACAGGTGCCTTGGCAGTTGCCGGCGGTTTCCTCCTGGGAATCGCCTGGTACCACCTGTGGCGCCGCCGCAAAGACGGCATCGACACAGTGGATGCTAAAGGCCAAGTGGTGGTTGGCGAATCTCTCACCATCCCTGGCCGTGATAGAAAAGATCACGCTGTCTGGATCACATCCCTGCGCATCGGCGCCGTTGTTGCCATGCTTGCCTTTGCTGGAACCGCCATTTCAGGAGATCTACAGGGCAAATTGATGTTTGAGCAGCAGCCCATGAAGATGGCCGCCGCAGAGGCTGCCTGCCATGACGGAACAGGCTTCTCCATTCTCTCCATTGGTGATGTGGGTAGCCGGGATTGCTCCGATGTGGTGGCCGTTATGGAAGTTCCCGGACTCCTGTCCTTCCTGGCCCACAACGACTTCACCACTGAAATCAAGGGCGTGAACACCTTGGTTCCTGAATACCAGGCCAAGTACGGTAAATATTTGCCGGACGATCCCATGTACGGGGACCGTGCCGGCCAAGAAATCAACTACGTCCCTATCATGCCCGTCACCTATTGGGGCTTCCGCATGATGATCGGCTTTGGCGGACTTGCCGCGATGGCGGCCGGAATAGCACTGCTTGTCACCCGTAAGGGAACAGTGCCACAGTCCAAGGGGCTTATGCGCCTTGCCTTGATCGGAATTCTGGCTCCTTTTGGCGCCAACGCAGCAGGCTGGATCTTCACCGAGATGGGCCGTCAACCGTTCGTTGTGGCGCCCAATCCGGCCATGTCAGGAGTGGATCAGGTCTTTATGTTTACGGCCGCGGCGGTGTCTCCGGGCGTATCTGCGGGGGAGATGGTCTTCTCTCTTGCGGCCCTAACGAGCGTGTATGCGGTCCTGCTGGTGGTGGAAGTTGCGCTCCTGACCAAGTACATCCGGGGCGGAGTGGTCTCGGCCATGCCCGAACTTGACCAAAGCCAACACGGTGATAGGCACGACGGCGGTACGGACCCAGATGGAGAAGCTGGCGAAGATGTCCTTGCGTTCGCGTACTAG